A single region of the Pontibacter kalidii genome encodes:
- a CDS encoding cytochrome c oxidase subunit I, with translation MATTDITTSGVHPVHEEHEHHEQNFFEKYIFSQDHKVIAKQYLFMGIFWAFVGGFLSILFRLQLGWPEATFTFLEPILGGWIENGKLNPEFYLALVTMHGTIMVFFVLTAGLSGTFSNFLIPLQVGARDMASGFMNMLSFWIFFIASVIMFWSLFIETGPAAGGWTVYPPLSALPEAIQGSAAGMTMWLISMALFIASQLLGGINYITTVINLRTKGMSMTKMPLTIWAFFFTAVLGLLAFPVLLSAALLLIFDRSFGTSFFLSDIYIAGQALANSGGSPILFQHLFWFLGHPEVYIVIMPAFGITSEVIATNARKPIFGYRAMIGSLMGIAVLSFVVWGHHMFVTGMNPFLGSVFMFLTLIIAVPSAVKVFNWLATLWRGNIRFTTAMMFAIGFVSLFISGGLTGIILGNSALDIQLHDTYFVVAHFHLVMGAAAFFGMFAGVYHWFPKMFGRMMDEKLGFVHFWLTFLAVYLVFMPMHYIGIAGFPRRYYNWTGFETFNIFTDMNTFISIAAIMGLTAQFIFLFNFIYSIFWGRRSSPNPWHSNTLEWTTPVLPGHGNWPGPLPTVYRWPYDYSKPGAPEDYIPQTVPYSQTASSNLPHDKDTD, from the coding sequence ATGGCCACCACCGACATTACCACCAGCGGGGTGCATCCTGTACACGAGGAGCACGAGCATCATGAGCAGAACTTTTTTGAGAAATACATCTTTAGCCAAGATCATAAGGTAATTGCCAAGCAGTACCTGTTCATGGGTATTTTCTGGGCATTTGTTGGCGGCTTTTTATCGATCCTTTTCCGATTGCAGCTGGGCTGGCCGGAGGCCACGTTCACCTTCCTGGAGCCCATCCTGGGCGGCTGGATCGAGAATGGCAAGTTGAACCCGGAGTTCTACCTGGCCCTGGTGACCATGCACGGTACCATCATGGTATTCTTTGTGCTGACGGCGGGCCTGAGCGGCACGTTCAGTAACTTCCTGATCCCGCTGCAGGTGGGAGCCCGTGACATGGCCTCTGGCTTTATGAACATGCTCTCGTTCTGGATCTTCTTCATCGCCAGCGTTATCATGTTCTGGTCGCTCTTCATCGAGACAGGCCCTGCTGCCGGTGGCTGGACGGTGTATCCGCCGTTAAGTGCGCTGCCTGAGGCTATCCAAGGCTCCGCAGCTGGTATGACGATGTGGCTGATCTCTATGGCCCTGTTTATTGCATCGCAGTTGCTGGGTGGCATCAACTATATCACGACCGTGATTAACCTGCGTACAAAAGGTATGTCGATGACTAAAATGCCCCTTACCATATGGGCGTTTTTTTTTACTGCTGTTCTAGGCCTACTGGCCTTCCCGGTGCTGCTTTCTGCAGCGTTGCTGCTCATCTTCGACCGTAGCTTCGGCACCAGCTTCTTCCTTTCCGACATCTACATCGCAGGACAGGCACTGGCCAACTCAGGCGGTAGCCCGATCCTGTTCCAGCACCTGTTCTGGTTCCTGGGCCACCCGGAGGTGTACATCGTGATCATGCCTGCTTTCGGTATCACCTCTGAGGTTATTGCCACAAACGCACGTAAGCCCATCTTCGGCTACCGCGCCATGATCGGCTCGCTTATGGGCATCGCCGTGCTCTCGTTCGTGGTATGGGGGCACCACATGTTCGTGACAGGGATGAACCCGTTCCTGGGCTCGGTGTTCATGTTCCTGACGCTGATCATTGCCGTACCATCCGCTGTGAAGGTGTTTAACTGGCTGGCCACGCTCTGGAGAGGTAACATACGCTTTACAACGGCAATGATGTTTGCCATCGGATTCGTTTCGCTCTTCATCTCCGGTGGTCTGACGGGCATCATCCTGGGTAACTCTGCCCTGGACATCCAGTTGCACGACACCTACTTTGTGGTGGCCCACTTCCACCTGGTGATGGGTGCTGCCGCCTTCTTCGGCATGTTTGCAGGCGTTTACCACTGGTTCCCGAAGATGTTTGGCCGCATGATGGATGAGAAGCTGGGCTTCGTTCACTTCTGGCTCACCTTTCTGGCGGTTTACCTGGTGTTCATGCCAATGCACTACATCGGCATCGCCGGCTTCCCAAGAAGATACTACAACTGGACAGGATTTGAGACGTTCAACATCTTCACGGATATGAACACATTCATCAGTATTGCCGCTATCATGGGCCTTACGGCGCAGTTCATCTTCCTGTTCAACTTCATCTACAGCATTTTTTGGGGGCGCCGGTCATCTCCTAACCCATGGCACTCCAACACACTGGAGTGGACCACGCCGGTACTACCGGGACATGGCAACTGGCCGGGGCCGCTTCCCACTGTATACCGCTGGCCCTACGATTACAGCAAGCCGGGTGCGCCGGAGGATTATATCCCGCAAACAGTGCCGTACTCGCAAACGGCCTCGTCGAACCTGCCCCACGATAAGGACACTGACTAA
- the nosZ gene encoding Sec-dependent nitrous-oxide reductase, whose amino-acid sequence METLISKFKKVAPKAALLMAVAAGAALQGCNKSGGESDKAVDSDAASAVYVAPGEHDELYSFLSGGFNGQVSVYGIPSGRLLKIIPVFSQFPENGYGYNEETKPMLQTSHGFVPWDDLHHPKLSRTDGMADGRWLFVNGNNTPRVARVDLKTFETVEIMEIPNSAGNHCSPYPTNNNEYVIAGTRFSVPLDMKGGTADVSMEEYKDKFRGSISFIKVDKEDGDMELDFQVLVPGFDYDLANGGKGPSNDWVFFTTYNTEKSGTLKELGASQNDRDYLAAINWKVAAKYAAEGKAHEMPANYYHNKLDHGSFQAKSEVKKTVRYLLPEECPGMMYLIPAPKSPHGIDVDPSGEYMVVNGKLASSLPVFSFSKMQKAIENKDFDGEVNGIPVFKYESVLQGEVKEPGLGPLHTEFDGKGNAYSTMFVSSEVVKWSLKDLQVKDRIPVYYSPGHLMIPGGDTEKPYGKYLVVMNKITKDRFLPTGPELMHSAQLIDISGEKMKMLLDFPTVAEPHYAQAIQADLVAPNSVKFHKLDENTHPNAVKNEKDVSVTRNGKTVTVKMTAIRSHLTPDNIEGIQVGDTVLFHVTNLEQDWDVPHGFAVMGANNAETLIMPGATQTLRWVPKQEGVYPFYCTDFCSALHQEMQGYVRVSPKGSNVPIKFRMGEKKPVPPATASVN is encoded by the coding sequence ATGGAAACCCTGATTAGTAAATTCAAAAAAGTAGCACCTAAGGCCGCCCTGTTAATGGCGGTGGCTGCCGGTGCGGCACTGCAAGGTTGTAACAAATCTGGCGGGGAAAGCGATAAGGCTGTAGACTCTGATGCCGCCTCTGCTGTGTATGTGGCACCCGGCGAGCACGATGAATTGTATTCCTTCCTCTCAGGTGGTTTTAACGGGCAGGTATCCGTGTACGGCATTCCCTCCGGCAGGCTGCTGAAGATCATTCCGGTGTTCTCTCAGTTCCCAGAGAACGGCTACGGCTACAACGAGGAAACCAAGCCGATGCTGCAGACCTCACACGGCTTTGTGCCCTGGGATGACTTGCACCACCCGAAGCTTTCCCGTACCGATGGTATGGCTGATGGCCGCTGGCTCTTCGTGAACGGTAACAACACGCCGCGTGTGGCCCGTGTGGACCTGAAGACCTTCGAAACCGTGGAGATCATGGAGATCCCGAACTCAGCCGGTAACCACTGCTCCCCATACCCAACCAACAACAACGAGTACGTGATCGCCGGTACACGCTTCTCTGTGCCGCTGGACATGAAGGGCGGTACTGCCGACGTAAGTATGGAAGAGTACAAGGACAAGTTCAGAGGCTCTATCTCCTTTATTAAGGTAGATAAGGAAGATGGCGACATGGAGCTGGACTTCCAGGTGCTGGTACCAGGCTTCGACTACGACCTGGCCAACGGTGGCAAAGGCCCTTCTAACGACTGGGTGTTCTTTACCACCTACAATACGGAGAAATCCGGAACCCTGAAGGAACTGGGCGCCTCTCAGAACGACAGAGACTACCTGGCGGCCATTAACTGGAAAGTTGCGGCCAAGTATGCGGCAGAGGGCAAGGCACACGAGATGCCGGCCAACTACTACCATAACAAGCTGGACCACGGCTCCTTCCAGGCTAAGTCTGAAGTGAAGAAAACCGTGCGCTACCTGCTTCCGGAAGAGTGTCCGGGCATGATGTACCTGATTCCGGCGCCTAAGTCGCCGCACGGTATCGACGTAGACCCAAGTGGTGAGTACATGGTGGTAAACGGTAAGCTTGCCTCTTCGCTGCCGGTGTTCTCCTTCTCTAAAATGCAGAAGGCCATCGAGAACAAGGACTTTGACGGCGAGGTGAACGGTATCCCAGTGTTCAAGTATGAGTCTGTGCTGCAGGGCGAGGTGAAAGAGCCGGGCTTAGGGCCGTTGCACACTGAGTTTGACGGCAAAGGCAATGCCTACTCTACTATGTTCGTATCGTCTGAGGTGGTGAAGTGGAGCCTGAAAGACCTTCAGGTGAAAGACAGGATTCCGGTGTACTACTCTCCTGGCCACTTGATGATCCCTGGTGGTGACACGGAGAAACCGTATGGCAAGTACCTGGTGGTGATGAACAAGATCACAAAAGACCGCTTCCTGCCAACAGGCCCTGAGTTGATGCACTCCGCCCAGCTGATCGACATCAGCGGAGAGAAAATGAAGATGCTCCTCGACTTCCCAACAGTGGCCGAACCGCACTACGCCCAGGCTATCCAGGCAGACCTGGTGGCGCCGAACAGTGTCAAGTTCCATAAGCTGGATGAAAACACGCACCCGAACGCAGTTAAAAACGAGAAGGACGTGAGCGTGACCCGCAACGGAAAAACGGTTACCGTGAAGATGACCGCCATCCGAAGCCACCTGACACCGGACAACATTGAAGGCATACAGGTGGGGGACACTGTGCTCTTCCACGTAACCAACCTGGAGCAAGACTGGGACGTACCGCACGGATTCGCCGTGATGGGTGCTAACAACGCCGAAACCCTGATCATGCCGGGCGCTACGCAAACCCTGAGATGGGTACCGAAACAGGAAGGCGTGTATCCGTTCTACTGTACTGACTTCTGTTCTGCCCTCCACCAGGAGATGCAGGGATACGTCAGGGTATCGCCGAAAGGATCGAATGTCCCCATCAAGTTCAGGATGGGCGAGAAAAAGCCGGTGCCACCCGCGACAGCAAGTGTTAACTAA
- a CDS encoding c-type cytochrome, with translation MKKYPSNPSESMMNKLFKPLRLAVTAMLFSTVLFSCSSGDGENTAATGQGESGLANQSEAPAADDGKGIGPVTSVEVGEGVDEALAAEGKTIFEGKCSACHQLSDQKIVGPGLAGITDRRKPEWIMNMVINPEEMTKKDPEAKKLLAEHLTQMTNQNISESDARALLEFLRQNDQNS, from the coding sequence ATGAAAAAGTATCCGAGTAACCCAAGTGAATCGATGATGAACAAATTGTTTAAACCCCTGCGATTAGCCGTCACGGCCATGCTGTTTAGTACCGTGCTTTTTAGCTGTTCCTCAGGAGACGGCGAGAACACTGCCGCCACCGGGCAAGGAGAGAGCGGGCTGGCCAACCAGTCTGAAGCACCAGCTGCGGACGATGGAAAAGGAATAGGACCTGTCACGTCTGTGGAAGTTGGTGAGGGGGTAGACGAAGCGCTCGCCGCTGAAGGCAAAACCATCTTTGAAGGCAAGTGCTCTGCCTGCCACCAGTTGTCTGATCAGAAGATCGTGGGCCCTGGCCTGGCCGGTATAACGGATCGCCGCAAGCCGGAGTGGATCATGAACATGGTGATTAACCCGGAGGAAATGACCAAGAAAGACCCGGAAGCAAAGAAACTGTTGGCTGAGCACTTAACGCAGATGACGAACCAGAACATTTCTGAGTCTGATGCCAGAGCCCTGCTGGAGTTCCTGAGACAAAACGACCAAAATAGCTAG
- a CDS encoding nitrous oxide reductase accessory protein NosL — MKLLKSVVSLLFILVFLTGCSVEPRPIPYGEANCAHCNMTVTDNRYGAELVNDKGKPYYFDSAECLAAYVAEQPEVGEKAAYLLVTDYLNPNELIDAHSAHFLQSEALPSPMGMNLTAVKDEAAATQMQQEYGGQLLDWNQVVLAVKNDDKFQ, encoded by the coding sequence ATGAAGCTGTTGAAAAGTGTTGTAAGCCTGCTTTTTATACTTGTATTCCTTACCGGCTGCTCCGTGGAACCCAGGCCCATACCGTATGGTGAGGCCAACTGCGCTCACTGCAACATGACCGTGACGGACAACCGGTACGGTGCCGAGCTGGTAAATGACAAGGGCAAACCCTACTACTTCGACTCTGCCGAGTGCCTTGCGGCCTATGTGGCAGAGCAGCCGGAGGTAGGTGAAAAGGCAGCTTACCTGCTGGTAACAGATTATTTGAATCCTAATGAGCTGATCGACGCGCACAGCGCGCACTTCCTGCAGAGCGAGGCGCTGCCAAGCCCGATGGGAATGAACCTGACAGCCGTAAAAGACGAGGCAGCGGCTACCCAAATGCAACAGGAGTATGGCGGGCAACTGCTCGACTGGAACCAGGTTGTCTTAGCTGTAAAAAATGATGATAAATTTCAGTAA
- a CDS encoding ABC transporter ATP-binding protein, with protein MITIENLRKSYGKLQVLKDVSVSFGTGRVVSVIGPNGSGKTTMSKCILGMVLPDGGDIRIGGESVLKKYAYRSQIGYMPQIGRYPENMKIRQVIQMIRDIRKDATVVDEELIGLYGLQDMYEKRMGALSGGTKQKVSAALAFMFDPKILILDEPTAGLDPISAEILKCKILKEKKKGKLILITSHIMSEIEEVADEVMCMMDGQVKFHETIADIKAHTNEERLGKAIAKIMEEE; from the coding sequence ATGATAACAATAGAGAACTTACGCAAGTCGTACGGAAAGCTGCAGGTGCTGAAGGACGTTAGTGTTAGCTTCGGCACGGGCAGGGTAGTGTCGGTCATCGGCCCGAACGGCTCGGGCAAAACCACCATGAGCAAGTGTATACTGGGCATGGTGTTACCGGATGGCGGTGATATCAGGATCGGAGGCGAGAGCGTGCTGAAGAAGTATGCCTACCGCAGCCAGATCGGCTATATGCCACAGATCGGCCGCTACCCCGAGAACATGAAGATCCGCCAGGTGATTCAGATGATCCGCGACATCCGCAAGGATGCCACGGTGGTGGATGAGGAACTGATCGGGCTCTATGGCCTGCAGGATATGTATGAGAAGCGCATGGGCGCCTTATCAGGTGGTACCAAGCAGAAAGTAAGCGCCGCGCTGGCCTTTATGTTTGACCCGAAGATACTCATCCTCGATGAGCCAACCGCCGGCCTGGATCCGATTTCGGCAGAAATACTCAAGTGCAAGATTCTCAAGGAGAAGAAAAAAGGAAAGCTTATCCTGATCACCTCGCACATCATGAGTGAGATAGAGGAGGTGGCCGATGAGGTTATGTGCATGATGGACGGGCAGGTGAAATTTCACGAGACCATCGCCGATATCAAGGCCCACACCAACGAGGAACGCCTGGGCAAGGCCATCGCAAAAATTATGGAGGAGGAATAA
- a CDS encoding proline dehydrogenase family protein: MEQAAATQLLPGRFDPENLQVTFCNKTDSEMKLAYFLFSMMGKPALVKAGGAVTTLALRLGLPIKGLIRNTIYKHFCGGETVQETQKAVQRLSAAHVQTVLDYAAEAQNTEAGFDAVRDEVLRNLALARDTRSFSHISVKLTGIGHNSIFNKLHLRRTLSPDEQGAFERTATRLDTICQAAAAADVTVYIDAEESWLQNPMDELAEEMMRRYNQERAVVFNTLQMYRTDRVAYLKACLRRFESEPVILGIKIVRGAYLEKEQLRAKAQDYPCPVFLRKADTDKSFNDAIDICLENLHRVELCAATHNEQSITYLTERIQRERISSHRSRIHFSQLYGMSDNLTYNLAAAGYNASKYLPYGEVATAVPYLIRRAEENTSIAGQMGRELALLQKEMRRRKL; this comes from the coding sequence ATGGAGCAAGCTGCTGCCACCCAACTCTTACCCGGGCGTTTCGACCCGGAGAACCTGCAGGTAACCTTCTGCAATAAAACAGACAGCGAAATGAAGCTGGCCTACTTCCTGTTCAGCATGATGGGCAAGCCCGCCCTCGTAAAGGCCGGTGGTGCGGTAACTACCCTGGCGCTGCGCCTCGGCCTGCCGATAAAGGGACTGATACGAAACACGATATACAAGCATTTCTGTGGCGGCGAAACCGTGCAGGAGACACAGAAGGCCGTGCAGCGGCTGTCGGCCGCGCACGTGCAGACCGTGCTGGACTATGCCGCCGAGGCCCAGAACACGGAGGCCGGTTTTGACGCCGTGCGGGATGAGGTGCTGCGTAACCTTGCCCTGGCCCGCGACACCAGGAGCTTCTCCCACATCAGCGTGAAACTGACGGGCATCGGCCACAACAGCATCTTCAACAAACTGCACCTGAGGCGAACCCTGTCGCCTGACGAGCAGGGCGCTTTTGAAAGAACAGCCACACGCCTAGATACGATTTGCCAGGCGGCGGCGGCGGCTGACGTGACCGTGTACATTGATGCTGAGGAAAGCTGGCTGCAAAACCCGATGGATGAACTGGCCGAGGAGATGATGCGCCGCTACAACCAAGAGCGGGCCGTGGTCTTTAACACGCTGCAAATGTACCGCACCGACCGGGTGGCTTACCTGAAGGCCTGCCTGCGCCGCTTCGAAAGCGAGCCTGTTATACTTGGAATCAAGATCGTGCGGGGCGCCTACCTGGAGAAGGAGCAGCTGCGGGCAAAAGCGCAGGACTACCCCTGCCCCGTGTTCCTACGGAAAGCGGACACGGACAAAAGCTTTAATGACGCCATCGACATTTGCCTGGAGAACCTGCACCGCGTGGAACTCTGCGCCGCCACCCACAACGAGCAGAGTATTACGTACCTCACCGAGCGAATACAGCGGGAGCGCATTAGCAGCCACCGCAGCCGCATACATTTCTCGCAGCTCTACGGCATGAGCGACAACCTGACCTACAACCTGGCTGCCGCCGGTTACAACGCCTCCAAATACCTGCCCTATGGCGAGGTGGCCACCGCCGTGCCTTACCTTATCCGGCGAGCGGAGGAAAACACCTCCATTGCCGGGCAGATGGGCCGCGAGCTGGCATTGCTGCAAAAGGAAATGCGCAGGCGTAAGCTCTAG
- a CDS encoding ABC transporter permease subunit, giving the protein MNKILKYVFYDIIRNKIVLAYMLFLLLLSIGLFNLGGSPDKAILSLLNLVLLTVPLISIVFATTHFYNSYEFMELLVAQPINRKKIFLSEYLGVACSLSGAFLLGVGVPVLLFGASLTGLYLVLTGVFITFIFVAMAFLASVITRDKAKGIGIALMLWFYFALIYDGLVLFILYTFGDYPLEHATLVMTALNPVDLGRIIVLLNLDVSALMGYTGALYKSILGSLWGVGLAFGLLLLWVVVPFLSSRRIFSRRDL; this is encoded by the coding sequence ATGAACAAAATTCTCAAATACGTTTTCTACGATATCATCCGCAACAAAATAGTACTGGCTTACATGTTGTTCTTGCTGCTGCTCTCCATCGGGTTGTTTAACCTGGGCGGCAGTCCCGACAAAGCCATACTTAGCCTCCTGAACCTGGTGCTGCTGACGGTGCCGCTCATCAGCATTGTGTTCGCCACCACGCACTTCTACAACTCTTACGAGTTCATGGAGCTGCTCGTGGCACAGCCCATCAACCGCAAAAAGATCTTCCTGAGCGAGTACCTGGGCGTGGCCTGCTCGCTCTCCGGGGCCTTTTTGCTGGGCGTGGGCGTGCCGGTGCTGCTGTTTGGGGCCAGCCTCACCGGTTTATACTTGGTGCTCACGGGTGTGTTCATCACGTTTATTTTTGTGGCGATGGCGTTCCTGGCCTCGGTCATCACCCGCGACAAAGCCAAAGGCATTGGTATTGCGCTGATGCTGTGGTTTTACTTTGCCCTGATCTATGACGGCCTTGTGCTGTTTATCCTTTACACTTTCGGCGACTACCCGCTGGAGCATGCCACGCTGGTGATGACGGCCCTTAACCCGGTGGACCTGGGCCGCATTATCGTGTTGCTGAACCTGGATGTGTCGGCGCTGATGGGCTACACCGGGGCGCTGTACAAAAGTATACTGGGCAGTTTGTGGGGGGTAGGTCTGGCCTTTGGCCTGCTGTTGCTATGGGTCGTGGTACCTTTCCTGAGCTCCAGAAGAATTTTCTCCAGGCGGGATCTATAG
- a CDS encoding thioredoxin family protein, translating to MNTLTIARQELVNPMTYPEFKALTDELVARNKTTGEEQSEQRIGFTKLNQQRMKRVEKQFVLQPELKALLDQHQRHLEWLVLVEAWCGDGAQLLPAIAAIAGEAPSVTLTVLLRDENPGLMDTCLTNGSRAIPKLICVDAETGERLFTWGPRPTAIQQQVRQLKADKPDVSHDELVQQVQLWYAKDRSQSLQQDLVQLLQEALALNV from the coding sequence ATGAACACCCTAACCATAGCCAGGCAGGAACTGGTAAACCCCATGACGTACCCGGAATTTAAGGCGCTTACAGACGAGCTGGTGGCCCGCAACAAGACCACAGGCGAAGAGCAGAGCGAGCAGCGGATCGGCTTTACCAAACTGAACCAGCAGCGTATGAAGCGCGTGGAAAAACAGTTCGTCCTGCAGCCCGAGCTGAAAGCGTTGCTGGACCAGCACCAGCGCCACCTGGAGTGGCTGGTGCTGGTGGAGGCCTGGTGCGGCGACGGCGCCCAGCTTTTGCCTGCCATTGCGGCCATAGCCGGGGAGGCCCCCAGCGTAACGCTGACCGTTTTGCTGCGCGACGAGAACCCGGGCCTGATGGATACCTGCCTCACCAACGGAAGCCGCGCCATCCCGAAACTAATTTGTGTGGATGCGGAAACTGGCGAGCGCCTGTTTACCTGGGGCCCACGGCCAACCGCCATCCAACAGCAGGTAAGGCAGCTGAAAGCCGACAAACCGGACGTGAGCCATGACGAGCTGGTGCAGCAGGTACAGCTGTGGTACGCCAAAGACCGCAGCCAGTCGCTGCAGCAGGACCTGGTGCAGCTGCTGCAGGAGGCCCTGGCCCTGAACGTATAA
- a CDS encoding nitrous oxide reductase family maturation protein NosD, producing MMINFSKHTFILAAAFLLLPWGQVAFGSTLKVCQTCSYTSVKQAVQAAKPGDTVLVDGGVYQESGITIDKPLTLIGKNNPIIDGNFTGQLISVESDNVTVKGLTLKNVATSYRQNDAAIRAKGRRNLRILDNTILKTFYGIYLEGSEGIVIKDNVVRGENKDRTESSLGNAIHLYYTDDVEISGNDVQGHRDGIYLEVVKDSQVRNNLSHKNQRYGLHFMFSDRNVYTHNTFRSNGAGVAVMYTSNVQMEHNTFEDNWGAASYGLLLKEIRDSVIRNNHFRRNTTGIHMESSSRLDIKSNDFDRNGWAIKVMTTCLEDTFRLNNFTGNSFDVSTNGKSQHNHFENNYWDKYSGYDLNKDKIGDVPYRPVSMYSMLVERVPPSVMFMRSFMVDLMDNIEKVLPSFIPENLVDEQPMMNKINHDNNRELTQVVRKAAGAEGR from the coding sequence ATGATGATAAATTTCAGTAAGCATACGTTTATACTTGCCGCTGCTTTTCTGTTGTTACCGTGGGGCCAGGTGGCCTTCGGCAGCACGCTGAAAGTATGCCAGACCTGTAGCTATACCTCGGTGAAGCAGGCAGTGCAGGCGGCAAAGCCCGGTGACACCGTGCTTGTGGACGGGGGCGTGTACCAGGAATCGGGCATCACCATAGACAAGCCCCTCACCCTGATCGGGAAGAACAACCCCATTATCGACGGCAACTTTACCGGACAGCTAATCTCCGTTGAATCCGACAATGTAACCGTAAAGGGGCTCACGCTGAAAAACGTGGCCACCAGTTACAGGCAGAACGATGCCGCCATCCGGGCAAAAGGGAGGCGCAACCTCCGCATCCTGGACAATACCATCCTGAAAACCTTTTATGGCATTTACCTGGAGGGTTCAGAGGGCATTGTGATAAAAGATAATGTGGTGCGGGGGGAGAACAAGGACAGGACCGAGTCCTCGCTGGGCAATGCCATCCACCTGTACTATACCGACGATGTGGAAATCAGCGGCAACGATGTGCAGGGCCACCGCGACGGCATTTACCTGGAAGTAGTGAAGGACAGTCAGGTGCGCAACAACCTGAGCCACAAGAACCAGCGCTACGGGCTGCACTTTATGTTCTCAGACCGTAATGTATATACCCACAACACCTTCCGCAGCAACGGGGCGGGCGTAGCTGTGATGTACACGAGCAACGTGCAGATGGAGCATAACACATTTGAGGACAACTGGGGCGCGGCCTCCTACGGCTTACTGCTGAAAGAGATCCGGGACAGTGTTATCCGCAACAACCACTTCCGGCGCAACACCACAGGCATTCACATGGAAAGCTCCAGCCGGCTCGACATAAAAAGCAACGATTTTGACCGCAACGGCTGGGCGATAAAAGTGATGACCACGTGCCTGGAGGATACCTTCCGGCTGAACAACTTTACCGGTAACTCCTTTGATGTGAGCACCAACGGCAAGTCGCAGCACAACCATTTCGAAAACAACTACTGGGACAAATATAGCGGCTACGACCTGAACAAAGACAAGATAGGCGACGTGCCCTACCGGCCGGTGAGCATGTACTCCATGCTGGTGGAGCGGGTGCCTCCTTCCGTTATGTTTATGCGCAGCTTTATGGTGGACCTGATGGACAATATAGAGAAAGTGCTGCCAAGCTTTATACCTGAGAACCTGGTTGATGAACAACCAATGATGAACAAGATTAACCATGATAACAATAGAGAACTTACGCAAGTCGTACGGAAAGCTGCAGGTGCTGAAGGACGTTAG